A single Ochrobactrum sp. BTU1 DNA region contains:
- a CDS encoding choline dehydrogenase, whose amino-acid sequence MVATKTFDYIIIGAGSAGCVLANRLSADPENKVLLLEAGGRDLNPLFRLPMLMGKLFHSGIYNWHYHTEPEPHLNGRSLYWPRGKVLGGTSTINGMIYVRGNRHDYDRWAQMGAAGWSYDEVLPSFLRSETHVQRTDAFHNTEGELTVCRARGWNGLLDVFNEAGAQAGYPLNDDFNGEQQEGFGRYDFTIAKGKRCSAAYAFLRPAKSRPNLTIITRAHTSRVLVENGRAIGVEYSRKGTVSKAHANREVILSAGVVNSPQILMLSGIGAADELAEHNINIVQNLPGVGKNLQDHVDCVMAYECREPVTLYSDLRADKLTWSVIQGMLFGEGITTTFPYEAGAFVKSRTDLAAPDIQLHFMPALEKTANLHFPNPFKKERVEANHGFSLRVGPVNPESRGEIRLRSANPEDRPRINANYLKTEFDIRTMINAIRMTREIIQQKAFDKYRGKELAPGPAVESDAELIEWLRANAMTTFHPVGTCKMGNDPMSVVDARLKVHGIHGLRVADASIMPIISSGNTNAPAIMIGERAAEFILKEAAL is encoded by the coding sequence ATGGTCGCAACCAAGACATTCGATTACATCATCATCGGCGCCGGTTCGGCGGGATGCGTCCTTGCAAACCGTCTTTCGGCTGATCCTGAAAACAAAGTTCTGTTACTTGAGGCCGGCGGTCGCGACCTCAATCCGTTGTTTCGCCTTCCAATGTTGATGGGAAAGCTCTTTCATTCCGGCATCTATAATTGGCACTACCATACGGAGCCGGAACCTCATCTCAATGGGCGCTCTCTCTATTGGCCGAGAGGCAAAGTGCTTGGCGGAACCTCAACCATCAATGGCATGATATATGTGCGCGGGAATCGCCATGATTATGACCGCTGGGCACAGATGGGTGCGGCGGGTTGGTCATATGACGAAGTTTTGCCATCATTTCTTCGCTCCGAAACCCATGTGCAGCGCACGGATGCCTTTCATAACACCGAAGGCGAACTGACCGTTTGTCGGGCACGAGGCTGGAACGGCCTGCTCGATGTTTTCAACGAAGCAGGCGCCCAGGCTGGCTATCCACTCAATGATGACTTCAATGGCGAACAACAAGAGGGCTTTGGTCGATATGACTTCACCATTGCCAAGGGCAAGCGCTGTTCAGCAGCCTATGCCTTCCTGCGCCCCGCAAAATCACGCCCCAATCTAACGATCATCACACGCGCCCACACAAGTCGGGTGCTCGTTGAGAATGGGCGCGCTATCGGCGTCGAGTACAGCCGCAAAGGCACTGTATCAAAGGCGCATGCTAACCGTGAAGTGATCCTATCGGCAGGCGTTGTCAACTCACCGCAGATCCTTATGCTTTCCGGCATCGGAGCCGCCGACGAACTGGCAGAACACAATATCAATATTGTTCAGAATCTGCCGGGTGTCGGGAAAAACCTGCAAGACCACGTCGATTGCGTCATGGCCTATGAATGCCGCGAACCGGTCACCCTTTATTCGGATCTGCGGGCCGACAAACTCACATGGTCCGTCATTCAAGGCATGCTTTTTGGGGAAGGCATCACCACAACCTTTCCCTACGAGGCGGGCGCATTCGTCAAATCACGAACCGATCTGGCGGCACCTGATATACAGCTTCATTTCATGCCCGCATTGGAAAAGACCGCCAATTTGCACTTTCCCAACCCGTTTAAAAAAGAGCGTGTTGAAGCCAATCACGGTTTCTCATTACGTGTGGGCCCGGTTAATCCTGAAAGTCGCGGCGAAATCCGATTGCGTTCTGCTAATCCGGAAGATCGACCACGCATCAATGCCAACTACCTGAAAACCGAGTTCGACATTCGCACGATGATCAATGCCATCCGTATGACTCGTGAGATCATCCAGCAGAAAGCCTTCGACAAATATCGCGGAAAGGAATTAGCACCAGGACCTGCCGTCGAGAGCGATGCCGAACTCATTGAATGGTTGCGCGCCAATGCAATGACAACTTTCCACCCGGTTGGCACCTGCAAGATGGGTAATGACCCGATGTCAGTGGTCGATGCTCGCTTGAAAGTCCACGGCATTCATGGGCTGCGCGTCGCGGACGCGTCAATCATGCCAATTATATCCAGCGGCAACACCAATGCTCCGGCGATTATGATCGGTGAGCGCGCTGCAGAATTTATACTCAAGGAGGCTGCCCTGTGA
- a CDS encoding ATP-binding cassette domain-containing protein has translation MNKASPPIFECNDVTVRYGSIVALSDVGAVFERGKIHAVVGQNGAGKTTFARVLAGLVRPASGTLKIDGRPIMGGNVKDARRSGVELVHQSFALPPSFTVAEAMQFGAEGGSLFFKTQLEKRWQPHLDALDVKVRAKQRIRDLPVETQQGVEIARALVSDAKLLILDEPTAVLSPEGADKLFERVRRLKARGVTVVLILHKIREVLAIADTVTVLRGGKLVDGPILCDGIDADKLAELIIGSAAAKKLNVDDKAALTGTNIIPHIHEAAAVQDNAPVLCMTKVSTRSDPEGPALDQINLNIESGEIVGVAGVEGNGQRTLVRAIAAMADVTEGNITIDNQNLTGAPLAARRGAGLRIIPFERNVEGLSLTSSLWENWAARNLLQKSLLSTISPSAIRKHCDRALKEWDVRYSDVSQRAGSLSGGNAQKVILSREMDKDARLILAAQPTRGLDIGATSFVWESMRKARARGCGLLFISSDLDEIFDISDRVVVMLSGRIVAEFRPPYDLAAVGAAMTGVHQ, from the coding sequence ATGAACAAGGCCAGCCCTCCAATATTTGAATGCAACGATGTGACCGTGCGTTATGGATCGATTGTTGCGCTATCCGACGTCGGAGCCGTCTTCGAACGTGGGAAAATCCACGCCGTTGTCGGCCAGAATGGTGCGGGAAAAACCACTTTCGCCAGAGTTCTGGCTGGCCTCGTTCGACCCGCGTCAGGGACACTCAAAATCGATGGTCGTCCAATCATGGGCGGCAACGTCAAAGACGCGCGGCGTTCTGGTGTGGAACTGGTACATCAGAGTTTTGCGCTGCCTCCCTCATTCACTGTCGCAGAAGCCATGCAGTTTGGTGCAGAAGGCGGAAGCTTGTTTTTCAAAACCCAGCTCGAGAAGCGTTGGCAACCTCACCTCGACGCCCTCGATGTAAAGGTTAGAGCCAAACAGCGAATTCGCGATCTACCTGTCGAGACTCAGCAAGGCGTGGAAATTGCGCGCGCACTCGTCTCCGACGCAAAACTTCTCATACTCGATGAGCCCACAGCGGTCCTGTCACCAGAAGGCGCAGACAAACTCTTCGAACGTGTCCGACGCCTGAAAGCGCGTGGTGTGACCGTTGTCCTCATTTTGCACAAGATCAGGGAAGTTCTGGCGATTGCAGATACAGTCACGGTGTTACGCGGCGGAAAGCTCGTAGATGGGCCGATACTATGCGACGGTATCGATGCAGATAAGCTGGCGGAACTTATAATCGGATCGGCTGCCGCCAAAAAACTAAATGTTGACGATAAGGCTGCCCTCACCGGAACGAACATCATCCCACACATTCATGAAGCAGCCGCAGTTCAGGACAACGCGCCGGTTTTGTGTATGACCAAGGTTTCGACGCGTTCAGACCCTGAAGGCCCCGCTCTCGATCAGATCAACCTAAACATAGAATCGGGCGAAATCGTCGGTGTGGCAGGGGTAGAAGGCAACGGCCAGCGAACACTTGTTCGCGCAATTGCTGCGATGGCGGACGTCACTGAAGGCAATATAACAATCGACAACCAGAATTTGACCGGCGCGCCGCTCGCTGCCCGACGCGGTGCTGGCCTGCGCATTATTCCTTTCGAACGTAACGTTGAAGGATTGAGCCTGACCAGTTCGCTCTGGGAAAACTGGGCAGCGCGTAATCTCCTGCAAAAGTCACTGTTATCAACGATAAGCCCGTCTGCAATCCGAAAGCACTGCGACAGGGCGCTTAAAGAATGGGACGTGCGCTATTCCGATGTGAGCCAGCGTGCAGGTTCGCTCTCGGGTGGCAATGCGCAAAAAGTGATCCTTTCTCGGGAAATGGATAAGGACGCAAGGCTCATCCTCGCTGCACAGCCCACGCGCGGTCTCGATATCGGCGCGACCTCCTTCGTTTGGGAGTCAATGCGCAAAGCGCGGGCTCGCGGTTGCGGTCTTTTGTTCATCTCATCAGATCTCGACGAAATATTTGATATCTCAGACCGTGTTGTAGTCATGCTTTCAGGCCGCATCGTTGCCGAATTCCGTCCGCCGTATGATCTTGCCGCGGTGGGAGCCGCGATGACAGGAGTCCATCAATGA
- a CDS encoding amidohydrolase gives MTIKLKQTLIRNATIITMCAQHGSRPFEGDILIERGKIARIGQNLTVAPDASIIEGKNRLVMPGLINAHTHSSETFFRGRYEGMPLEIWLLYAYPLLMGPVIDERLLYLRSLLLAIESLRNGVTTLCDDFFDPPAHDLSRLSIVFQAYEHAGIRANISSAAMNIHTLDALPYARAVMSPALQKQLDFGPSMSADAYIDYCHAAFSTLHGKAGRLNFMLAPSAPQRCSADLLQACHELSLKMHVPLHTHVLETKTQAVTGYELYGKSLVAYMSELGVLTRNTTVAHSVWVNPHDIELMGSAKCSVAHNAISNQKLGAGIAPIRQLMDAGVTIALGTDGVSSNDTARIFDVMRVAGLIHSVSGPDYQQWISADEILKMATIDGARSAMLEDVTGSLAAGKAADLLILDLTKLSFLPINDIAKHLVYAENGSSIETVMVAGEIVVQRGKMCSIDEDDILAEIRELVPAHLSQHSALEQRNAVFHSTMAEIHRRATSKDIGINRYIGATNTMMP, from the coding sequence ATGACTATCAAACTCAAGCAGACATTAATCAGAAACGCCACCATCATCACGATGTGCGCGCAACATGGGAGCCGTCCTTTCGAAGGCGATATTCTGATCGAGAGGGGGAAAATTGCACGCATCGGTCAGAACCTGACAGTTGCACCCGATGCGTCCATCATTGAAGGCAAGAACCGCCTTGTCATGCCGGGACTTATCAACGCGCATACCCATTCCAGTGAAACCTTCTTCCGTGGACGCTACGAAGGCATGCCACTCGAAATCTGGTTGCTATATGCCTATCCGCTGCTAATGGGACCGGTCATTGATGAAAGACTGCTTTATCTTCGCAGTCTGCTTCTCGCGATAGAGTCATTACGCAACGGTGTGACCACGCTTTGCGACGATTTCTTCGACCCTCCAGCTCATGATCTATCAAGACTTTCAATTGTTTTCCAAGCCTACGAGCATGCAGGCATCCGCGCAAATATTTCGAGCGCTGCGATGAATATTCATACGCTTGACGCCCTTCCTTATGCGCGTGCAGTGATGTCACCTGCTCTGCAAAAGCAGCTAGATTTCGGCCCTTCCATGTCCGCCGATGCCTATATTGACTACTGCCACGCCGCCTTTTCAACTTTGCACGGAAAGGCAGGCCGCCTCAATTTTATGCTCGCACCTTCTGCACCGCAACGCTGTTCTGCAGACTTGCTTCAGGCGTGCCATGAGCTCTCGTTGAAGATGCACGTTCCCTTGCACACCCATGTGTTGGAAACCAAAACTCAAGCCGTCACCGGATACGAACTATATGGCAAAAGCCTCGTTGCATATATGTCCGAGTTAGGCGTGCTCACGCGCAACACAACTGTCGCACATTCAGTTTGGGTGAACCCTCACGACATCGAATTGATGGGCTCTGCGAAATGCTCAGTCGCCCATAATGCGATATCAAATCAGAAGCTAGGCGCTGGCATCGCCCCAATCCGTCAGCTTATGGATGCAGGTGTCACGATCGCACTGGGAACCGACGGCGTTTCTTCCAACGACACCGCGCGCATTTTCGATGTTATGCGGGTCGCGGGGCTCATACACAGCGTATCCGGCCCCGATTATCAACAGTGGATTTCTGCCGACGAGATACTTAAGATGGCGACAATCGACGGAGCCCGCAGCGCGATGCTTGAAGACGTTACAGGATCCCTAGCCGCCGGTAAGGCTGCGGACTTATTAATACTCGACCTCACGAAGTTAAGCTTTCTACCAATCAACGATATCGCAAAGCACCTTGTTTACGCTGAGAACGGCTCGTCGATAGAGACTGTGATGGTAGCGGGAGAAATCGTCGTTCAAAGAGGGAAGATGTGCTCAATTGATGAAGACGATATTCTGGCTGAAATTCGTGAACTCGTTCCTGCGCACCTTTCACAACATTCCGCGCTGGAACAACGCAACGCCGTATTTCATTCGACTATGGCCGAAATTCATCGCCGTGCGACTTCAAAGGACATTGGCATCAACCGTTACATAGGGGCGACCAACACGATGATGCCTTAG
- a CDS encoding ABC transporter permease: MEDFLIAILRSGTPLIYVTLAGVIAQRTGIWHLGLEGLMIVGACATILGIVLTQSIWLALLSAIIVCVIGSILFWFVVEKLKANQIIAGLGLTGLGLGGTALAVQSIFGTQAAISAPFGLPRIGTAFGAFGSLSILVLFMPFAVLAVWLVLRRTRFGLRLGAAGEHPFAARSVGVNPAAMRLAALIIGGVLCALAGAELAAGSLQIFAQNMTAGRGFMGFAAVIFGAGHPIGASLAAAFFAVVGALGIRAQLAFGNRVPHDLLLALPYIATVLGVWLSTHLRGGTKAASGFSELRDQ, from the coding sequence ATGGAAGATTTCCTAATAGCAATCCTGCGTTCAGGCACCCCACTTATCTATGTTACCCTCGCGGGCGTGATCGCACAGCGGACCGGTATCTGGCATCTAGGCCTTGAAGGGCTAATGATCGTGGGGGCCTGCGCGACCATTCTGGGTATAGTGCTCACACAATCGATCTGGCTTGCACTTCTAAGCGCCATAATCGTCTGTGTAATCGGTTCAATTCTGTTTTGGTTTGTTGTCGAGAAACTAAAGGCCAATCAGATCATTGCTGGGCTTGGACTTACCGGCCTAGGGCTCGGCGGCACTGCGCTTGCGGTCCAATCCATTTTCGGAACGCAGGCCGCAATCAGTGCACCCTTTGGACTTCCACGTATCGGAACCGCCTTCGGGGCATTCGGATCCCTGTCGATCCTCGTTCTGTTCATGCCTTTTGCTGTACTCGCCGTCTGGCTCGTCCTCAGACGCACCCGCTTTGGATTACGGTTAGGTGCCGCTGGTGAACATCCATTCGCCGCACGCAGCGTCGGGGTGAACCCGGCTGCTATGCGCCTCGCAGCACTCATCATTGGCGGGGTGCTATGCGCATTGGCGGGGGCAGAGCTTGCAGCAGGAAGCCTGCAGATCTTTGCTCAAAACATGACGGCAGGCCGTGGCTTCATGGGTTTCGCGGCCGTCATTTTTGGAGCAGGCCATCCCATTGGAGCAAGTCTCGCGGCAGCATTCTTCGCAGTCGTTGGTGCCCTTGGTATCCGTGCACAGCTTGCCTTTGGCAATCGTGTCCCCCACGACCTGCTGCTCGCACTTCCGTATATCGCCACAGTTCTCGGTGTCTGGCTCAGCACGCACTTGCGAGGGGGCACGAAAGCCGCAAGCGGATTCAGCGAACTGCGAGATCAGTAA
- a CDS encoding ABC transporter permease has product MIDRLVSVFRAVIFILIGLILCGIIFQAAGYSASLMFQSIAEGAFLRPGALQQALRWGLPLFITAVGVAVSFRAGYFNIGAQGQFYMGAIAAAFMAEQLNGSPALILIPLCFLAGMTGGALWALWPGLLRLKSGADEVITTLMGNFIAGLFLLYVTAGPLKDPSGTGQQSSSRPLASAYRISDSLGLSPTIIAIAIIVGLVMWFLVNRTAFGVLSGLAGRNPTMVRWQGARTWRIGLASFLLSGALAGLAGTIEFMGPNGRLTGGFLPGHGFTAILIALVANFSVVGTAFVSLFFGGLASAALYLPIMAGLPSSAIDIINASIALFITAKSTVVDRIAKLGGRIWKIS; this is encoded by the coding sequence ATGATCGACCGCCTCGTCTCTGTTTTCCGCGCCGTGATCTTCATTCTGATCGGTCTAATCTTGTGCGGCATCATATTTCAAGCTGCAGGCTACTCGGCGAGCCTGATGTTTCAGTCGATTGCCGAAGGTGCTTTCCTGCGGCCAGGCGCATTGCAGCAGGCATTGCGATGGGGACTGCCACTTTTCATAACCGCGGTTGGTGTAGCTGTGTCGTTCCGGGCGGGTTACTTCAACATTGGTGCGCAAGGCCAGTTCTATATGGGCGCGATCGCCGCTGCGTTCATGGCCGAACAGCTTAACGGCTCGCCAGCGCTGATCCTCATTCCGCTTTGCTTTCTTGCGGGCATGACGGGTGGTGCCCTCTGGGCTCTATGGCCGGGGCTCCTGCGTCTTAAATCAGGGGCAGATGAAGTAATAACCACGCTGATGGGAAATTTTATCGCTGGACTGTTTTTGCTCTATGTCACAGCAGGACCACTGAAAGATCCATCCGGCACTGGTCAGCAATCATCAAGTCGTCCATTGGCGAGCGCCTATCGCATCAGCGATTCTTTAGGTCTATCGCCCACAATTATCGCCATCGCTATTATCGTGGGCTTGGTCATGTGGTTCCTCGTTAATCGCACAGCCTTTGGTGTGCTGTCGGGCCTTGCGGGCCGCAATCCAACCATGGTGCGATGGCAAGGCGCACGCACATGGCGTATCGGACTTGCTAGCTTCCTTCTGAGCGGCGCACTCGCAGGTCTGGCCGGAACCATCGAGTTCATGGGCCCCAACGGTCGATTGACGGGTGGCTTCCTGCCGGGTCACGGATTTACGGCCATTTTGATCGCCCTTGTCGCAAACTTTTCAGTTGTGGGAACAGCTTTCGTATCGCTGTTCTTTGGTGGACTAGCATCGGCGGCGCTTTACTTGCCAATCATGGCTGGCCTGCCGTCGTCAGCAATCGATATTATCAACGCATCCATTGCTCTTTTCATCACGGCAAAATCCACTGTGGTGGACCGGATCGCAAAACTCGGAGGACGGATATGGAAGATTTCCTAA
- a CDS encoding NIPSNAP family protein has translation MIVEHRTYTFKPGTVDGWLKKYETEGLPIQKRHLNTFLGLYVSEIGHLHRTVLMWRYDSLADREARRAAMYADPNWQSFISGVWALDAIQTQDVMIMNPAPFSPGA, from the coding sequence GTGATCGTCGAACATCGCACATATACATTCAAGCCAGGCACTGTCGATGGCTGGCTCAAGAAATACGAAACCGAAGGCTTGCCGATCCAGAAGCGGCACCTGAACACATTTCTCGGCCTTTACGTCAGCGAAATCGGGCATCTGCATCGCACAGTTTTGATGTGGCGCTATGACAGCCTCGCAGATCGAGAAGCCCGACGTGCAGCCATGTATGCGGACCCGAATTGGCAAAGCTTCATCTCTGGTGTTTGGGCACTTGACGCAATTCAGACCCAGGATGTGATGATTATGAACCCGGCACCGTTTTCGCCCGGCGCATAA
- a CDS encoding BMP family ABC transporter substrate-binding protein: MGRRNLLKTAAGLAACSMTSGLLTAAAHAEGGLVALVHTQAAGDASAVDSMIAKLKQLADEQGFQSRAVYAQDPATYETIFRTLGDAGASVIVSTFNEVAEPFKALAPSYPNTKWVQLFADPFEPAIPNVVTVSYDYYLGCYLSGIFAARMSKSGKLGFIGGVSIPPINADYNAFKAGALSVRPDASVAIAFAGSFQDPAKGQEIATQMYSSGIDFIQTDAAATDFGIIAAAKEGDGRLVSVLDPAQFPQGPRNVASIVGLDFGNSLYNEVTKALGDTFAGGTHEHTGLGTGVIDFIPSPLFAAQGPADLVAKMKEVEPEIAAARAAILDGSLKVPFNTTL; encoded by the coding sequence ATCGGCCGGAGAAATCTTCTAAAGACCGCTGCGGGTTTGGCGGCTTGCAGCATGACCAGCGGTCTTTTGACCGCCGCAGCGCATGCTGAGGGCGGCCTCGTCGCACTTGTGCACACACAAGCCGCAGGTGACGCAAGCGCTGTGGACTCGATGATCGCCAAGCTCAAGCAGCTCGCAGATGAACAAGGCTTTCAGTCTCGCGCCGTTTATGCGCAGGACCCAGCGACTTACGAAACCATTTTCCGCACCCTTGGTGATGCGGGCGCTTCAGTCATCGTTTCAACATTCAATGAAGTCGCAGAACCGTTCAAAGCGCTGGCCCCATCCTATCCGAACACCAAATGGGTTCAGCTCTTTGCCGACCCGTTTGAACCCGCGATTCCGAATGTCGTAACTGTCTCATATGACTATTACCTTGGCTGTTACTTGTCTGGAATCTTTGCAGCACGCATGAGTAAATCCGGCAAGCTTGGTTTTATTGGCGGCGTGTCCATCCCGCCAATCAATGCTGACTATAACGCGTTCAAAGCAGGTGCACTGTCGGTGCGGCCTGATGCATCGGTCGCGATTGCCTTTGCAGGTTCTTTTCAGGACCCCGCGAAAGGTCAAGAAATCGCCACGCAGATGTATTCAAGTGGCATTGACTTCATACAGACCGACGCAGCAGCAACCGACTTTGGCATTATCGCTGCTGCCAAGGAAGGCGACGGTCGCCTCGTGAGTGTTCTCGACCCGGCACAGTTTCCGCAAGGCCCGAGAAACGTAGCTTCCATCGTCGGCCTGGACTTCGGTAATTCGCTTTACAACGAAGTAACAAAGGCACTTGGTGATACCTTCGCTGGGGGCACACATGAACATACCGGGCTTGGAACGGGCGTTATCGACTTTATTCCCTCGCCTTTGTTTGCAGCCCAAGGGCCAGCGGATCTCGTCGCCAAAATGAAAGAAGTCGAACCAGAAATAGCCGCAGCACGCGCAGCGATCCTGGATGGATCTCTCAAAGTCCCGTTTAACACAACGCTCTGA